A single genomic interval of Xiphophorus couchianus chromosome 2, X_couchianus-1.0, whole genome shotgun sequence harbors:
- the coq9 gene encoding ubiquinone biosynthesis protein COQ9, mitochondrial isoform X2, translating to MAALLRGLRAGRLLRGLSSVVAAPTSTTLQCSSLRRGFHCAALRLKDESKSEKHSASSSYSSSSSSSTTHDAYTSQQDSDPSSGDQEQDEEYETEEQLQARILTAALEFVPLHGWSMEAISAGAEAVGLSSASTGMFTNGAGDLVLHFISQCNSNLTEILAEQHNQVQLGQVEPKKTADFLRDAVETRLRMYIPYMESWPQAMSILLLPHNIPDSLKHLSTMVDDIWYYAGDRSTDVSGSSHLRSSSSSAHTFLSPFHHHPHNIRPATSQMNWYTKRAVLTGLYNSTELVMLQDSSPDFQDTWTFLDNRIQDVTNMAVTAKQMQLTGEAVAQGLMGAAVTLKNLTGLNQKR from the exons TGGTCGCTGCACCGACATCAACAACCCTTCAGTGCAGCAGCCTGAGACGAGGCTTCCACTGTGCAGCACTGAGACTGAAGGATGAGTCCAAATCTGAGAAACACTCTGCATCTTCGTCCTACTcctcgtcatcatcatcatccacaaCCCACGATGCGTACACCTCCCAGCAGGATTCTGATCCAAGCAGCGG TGACCAGGAGCAGGACGAGGAGTATGAAACGGAAGAGCAGCTGCAGGCTCGAATTCTGACGGCGGCTCTGGAGTTTGTCCCGCTGCACGGCTGGTCCATGGAAGCCATCTCCGCTGGTGCTGAA GCTGTGGGTTTGTCCTCTGCTTCCACTGGGATGTTCACCAACGGAGCAGGAGACTTGGTCCTACATTTCATCTCCCAGTGCAACTCCAATCTGACAGAGATCCTGGCTGAACAACACAATCAAGTCCAGCTGGGTCAAGTCGA ACCAAAGAAGACGGCTGACTTCCTAAGAGATGCAGTAGAGACCAGGCTGCGGATGTACATCCCCTACATGGAATCCTGGCCACAG GCGATGAGCATCTTGCTCCTTCCTCACAACATCCCCGACAGCTTGAAGCATCTCTCCACCATGGTGGACGACATCTGGTACTACGCCGGGGACCGCTCCACAGATGTGAGTGGATCCTCCCACCTTCgatcctcctcttcttctgctcaTACCTTCCTCTCTCCCTTTCATCATCACCCTCACAATATCCGGCCTGCTACGTCTCAG ATGAACTGGTACACGAAGCGGGCAGTGCTGACCGGTCTGTACAACTCAACAGAGCTGGTGATGCTGCAAGATTCCTCTCCGGACTTCCAGGACACCTGGACCTTCCTTGATAACCGCATTCAGGATGTAACCAACATGGCCGTCACGGCAAAGCAG ATGCAGTTGACTGGTGAAGCTGTAGCACAGGGTCTCATGGGAGCTGCAGTAACG ttgaAGAACCTCACAGGACTGAACCAGAAACgatga
- the coq9 gene encoding ubiquinone biosynthesis protein COQ9, mitochondrial isoform X1, with protein MAALLRGLRAGRLLRGLSSGKTVVAAPTSTTLQCSSLRRGFHCAALRLKDESKSEKHSASSSYSSSSSSSTTHDAYTSQQDSDPSSGDQEQDEEYETEEQLQARILTAALEFVPLHGWSMEAISAGAEAVGLSSASTGMFTNGAGDLVLHFISQCNSNLTEILAEQHNQVQLGQVEPKKTADFLRDAVETRLRMYIPYMESWPQAMSILLLPHNIPDSLKHLSTMVDDIWYYAGDRSTDVSGSSHLRSSSSSAHTFLSPFHHHPHNIRPATSQMNWYTKRAVLTGLYNSTELVMLQDSSPDFQDTWTFLDNRIQDVTNMAVTAKQMQLTGEAVAQGLMGAAVTLKNLTGLNQKR; from the exons TGGTCGCTGCACCGACATCAACAACCCTTCAGTGCAGCAGCCTGAGACGAGGCTTCCACTGTGCAGCACTGAGACTGAAGGATGAGTCCAAATCTGAGAAACACTCTGCATCTTCGTCCTACTcctcgtcatcatcatcatccacaaCCCACGATGCGTACACCTCCCAGCAGGATTCTGATCCAAGCAGCGG TGACCAGGAGCAGGACGAGGAGTATGAAACGGAAGAGCAGCTGCAGGCTCGAATTCTGACGGCGGCTCTGGAGTTTGTCCCGCTGCACGGCTGGTCCATGGAAGCCATCTCCGCTGGTGCTGAA GCTGTGGGTTTGTCCTCTGCTTCCACTGGGATGTTCACCAACGGAGCAGGAGACTTGGTCCTACATTTCATCTCCCAGTGCAACTCCAATCTGACAGAGATCCTGGCTGAACAACACAATCAAGTCCAGCTGGGTCAAGTCGA ACCAAAGAAGACGGCTGACTTCCTAAGAGATGCAGTAGAGACCAGGCTGCGGATGTACATCCCCTACATGGAATCCTGGCCACAG GCGATGAGCATCTTGCTCCTTCCTCACAACATCCCCGACAGCTTGAAGCATCTCTCCACCATGGTGGACGACATCTGGTACTACGCCGGGGACCGCTCCACAGATGTGAGTGGATCCTCCCACCTTCgatcctcctcttcttctgctcaTACCTTCCTCTCTCCCTTTCATCATCACCCTCACAATATCCGGCCTGCTACGTCTCAG ATGAACTGGTACACGAAGCGGGCAGTGCTGACCGGTCTGTACAACTCAACAGAGCTGGTGATGCTGCAAGATTCCTCTCCGGACTTCCAGGACACCTGGACCTTCCTTGATAACCGCATTCAGGATGTAACCAACATGGCCGTCACGGCAAAGCAG ATGCAGTTGACTGGTGAAGCTGTAGCACAGGGTCTCATGGGAGCTGCAGTAACG ttgaAGAACCTCACAGGACTGAACCAGAAACgatga
- the coq9 gene encoding ubiquinone biosynthesis protein COQ9, mitochondrial isoform X4: MAALLRGLRAGRLLRGLSSVVAAPTSTTLQCSSLRRGFHCAALRLKDESKSEKHSASSSYSSSSSSSTTHDAYTSQQDSDPSSGDQEQDEEYETEEQLQARILTAALEFVPLHGWSMEAISAGAEAVGLSSASTGMFTNGAGDLVLHFISQCNSNLTEILAEQHNQVQLGQVEPKKTADFLRDAVETRLRMYIPYMESWPQAMSILLLPHNIPDSLKHLSTMVDDIWYYAGDRSTDMNWYTKRAVLTGLYNSTELVMLQDSSPDFQDTWTFLDNRIQDVTNMAVTAKQMQLTGEAVAQGLMGAAVTLKNLTGLNQKR; this comes from the exons TGGTCGCTGCACCGACATCAACAACCCTTCAGTGCAGCAGCCTGAGACGAGGCTTCCACTGTGCAGCACTGAGACTGAAGGATGAGTCCAAATCTGAGAAACACTCTGCATCTTCGTCCTACTcctcgtcatcatcatcatccacaaCCCACGATGCGTACACCTCCCAGCAGGATTCTGATCCAAGCAGCGG TGACCAGGAGCAGGACGAGGAGTATGAAACGGAAGAGCAGCTGCAGGCTCGAATTCTGACGGCGGCTCTGGAGTTTGTCCCGCTGCACGGCTGGTCCATGGAAGCCATCTCCGCTGGTGCTGAA GCTGTGGGTTTGTCCTCTGCTTCCACTGGGATGTTCACCAACGGAGCAGGAGACTTGGTCCTACATTTCATCTCCCAGTGCAACTCCAATCTGACAGAGATCCTGGCTGAACAACACAATCAAGTCCAGCTGGGTCAAGTCGA ACCAAAGAAGACGGCTGACTTCCTAAGAGATGCAGTAGAGACCAGGCTGCGGATGTACATCCCCTACATGGAATCCTGGCCACAG GCGATGAGCATCTTGCTCCTTCCTCACAACATCCCCGACAGCTTGAAGCATCTCTCCACCATGGTGGACGACATCTGGTACTACGCCGGGGACCGCTCCACAGAT ATGAACTGGTACACGAAGCGGGCAGTGCTGACCGGTCTGTACAACTCAACAGAGCTGGTGATGCTGCAAGATTCCTCTCCGGACTTCCAGGACACCTGGACCTTCCTTGATAACCGCATTCAGGATGTAACCAACATGGCCGTCACGGCAAAGCAG ATGCAGTTGACTGGTGAAGCTGTAGCACAGGGTCTCATGGGAGCTGCAGTAACG ttgaAGAACCTCACAGGACTGAACCAGAAACgatga
- the coq9 gene encoding ubiquinone biosynthesis protein COQ9, mitochondrial isoform X3, which translates to MAALLRGLRAGRLLRGLSSGKTVVAAPTSTTLQCSSLRRGFHCAALRLKDESKSEKHSASSSYSSSSSSSTTHDAYTSQQDSDPSSGDQEQDEEYETEEQLQARILTAALEFVPLHGWSMEAISAGAEAVGLSSASTGMFTNGAGDLVLHFISQCNSNLTEILAEQHNQVQLGQVEPKKTADFLRDAVETRLRMYIPYMESWPQAMSILLLPHNIPDSLKHLSTMVDDIWYYAGDRSTDMNWYTKRAVLTGLYNSTELVMLQDSSPDFQDTWTFLDNRIQDVTNMAVTAKQMQLTGEAVAQGLMGAAVTLKNLTGLNQKR; encoded by the exons TGGTCGCTGCACCGACATCAACAACCCTTCAGTGCAGCAGCCTGAGACGAGGCTTCCACTGTGCAGCACTGAGACTGAAGGATGAGTCCAAATCTGAGAAACACTCTGCATCTTCGTCCTACTcctcgtcatcatcatcatccacaaCCCACGATGCGTACACCTCCCAGCAGGATTCTGATCCAAGCAGCGG TGACCAGGAGCAGGACGAGGAGTATGAAACGGAAGAGCAGCTGCAGGCTCGAATTCTGACGGCGGCTCTGGAGTTTGTCCCGCTGCACGGCTGGTCCATGGAAGCCATCTCCGCTGGTGCTGAA GCTGTGGGTTTGTCCTCTGCTTCCACTGGGATGTTCACCAACGGAGCAGGAGACTTGGTCCTACATTTCATCTCCCAGTGCAACTCCAATCTGACAGAGATCCTGGCTGAACAACACAATCAAGTCCAGCTGGGTCAAGTCGA ACCAAAGAAGACGGCTGACTTCCTAAGAGATGCAGTAGAGACCAGGCTGCGGATGTACATCCCCTACATGGAATCCTGGCCACAG GCGATGAGCATCTTGCTCCTTCCTCACAACATCCCCGACAGCTTGAAGCATCTCTCCACCATGGTGGACGACATCTGGTACTACGCCGGGGACCGCTCCACAGAT ATGAACTGGTACACGAAGCGGGCAGTGCTGACCGGTCTGTACAACTCAACAGAGCTGGTGATGCTGCAAGATTCCTCTCCGGACTTCCAGGACACCTGGACCTTCCTTGATAACCGCATTCAGGATGTAACCAACATGGCCGTCACGGCAAAGCAG ATGCAGTTGACTGGTGAAGCTGTAGCACAGGGTCTCATGGGAGCTGCAGTAACG ttgaAGAACCTCACAGGACTGAACCAGAAACgatga